cacctaagttTAGGTTAATAGACTACTAAGTCTTtgaacttagctcgggctctcccaagcccatatcaattcgtgacttaaggttcaaatatttaacatgcaaatgattattatctaggagtcgccactaataaGTTTTtagtaggtcgattagacatctaagtaaaataatatgataattattttactcctacgaaccagagactaagggtacgggaacttggttacactagattactctaatgccttttcggtaccatttctttttaattttcaaaaatgattttgcaggcagtttagatttattttaacctaaattactattaTGCAATAAGGGTGATCACACGGatgctcaatcattattaaacattgaataaaataaattgtacCAAATGAATTCCACACACTAAAGCAagtattttttggatttttcttttaactagAACTTTATCATAAATCATGCATTTAAACtatatgacctaattttactaacaagctatttctaattaaatgaatctaatatgcaaactaattgacatgcacctaatatttttgtatttttttattaaaattcggaattaataaaaaaacattaattaaactatctataatgaataattttctaatatgttttagggattaatttaacttaaaccctatcctatcttagaaaaatattttttaagagaaaataagaTTATCTAAATGTGCAAACAATATCTAAGACCtatctataaaaaaatcaatcctaatctatttccaaaattatctaaaaatgcaaccctaaaaatgcaatcttaatttactAAACTAAAACACTCCGATGCAagaattgatttttgatttttttttttttttttttgtgtttttcaagaTAAACAATTATGAGATtatatctaaactaatcaagataTCCACcaaataagaattaaaataaccgaaaaaataagtGCTTGGTTCTATTAGACCGGATCCGACCGGATTAGAACCGACTGTCCAGTTTAGTTCCCGGTCTTAGGTCCAAACCTCCAAGAGTCCCACATCAACTAAATACTCAAAGACCATAAGAGaaattgtttataaaatccAAACCAAGCAAACCTTTAGCCATATTATTTATGACCTTTATGGTTAAGATTGATGCTCAGACaagtggattttgaatttttgcatGTGGGAACATATGTGACTAATTCTATTGCATCACCCGGAAATTGAATTGGATTGATCAGTCTAAAGCACGGCCActctttagtgaaaaaaaaaagtgcttggTTCTATTGGACCAGATCGGACCGGATTAGAAGCAACGGTCCAATTCAGTTCCCGATCTTAGGTCCAAACAGTCTGGTCCACGGTTTCCAATTTTGAGAATTCGGTTCTCCCGGTCCAATTCCCAATTCCACTTTGGAACCGGACCGAGAATCGATCACCCCAAAAATAGGttgttagaaaagaaaagaggaatggaATATGATAGTTACTTGAGTTCCTCTTAGATAATCACGAAATCCTAAAGAAATTAATGTCAAGATATCAAATCCCTGCTGCAAAAAGGCAAAAGGTGCACTAGTATATAATGTTTTAGAATTATTTCCCAAAAATGCTCATCTCTCAAGAGTACCCCACCGCTATCGAGATGCTAATCAAAAGCAGGGGGGTCGAGAAAGAGAAATTCAGAAGATCTTATCAAATCCCAAAAGGGGAATGAGAACCCAGATCGCCATTTAGGATTGTGCCGAACCGACACATTTGGGTTCACCCTCCAATGGACCGAATTAAGCTCAGCATTAGTGAGCCCCGAAGGCAACCCATGGGCGAAGCTCAGCATCAGTAATGCCTGACCTGAAAGTGGCAtgtaaacttttttttcttggataaaAATAAGGTacagaaaaattaatatataaaatctACAATCCAAACTTTATTACTGAATAAAACATAAGCTAATTCTCTAGGAGGCTGCAAGTAGAGTATAGTATCTAACACTTCTCTATACCAAAATTGACAAGCATATTTGTAGGCTCCCAAAaaacatgataaattttaaactCAAAATGAGAGCTCAAAATTTTCCTGACATCCTTAAGAAGTGCTAGTTCAGTATTGTCCATTATTCTCTCTTGGTTGACAAGTTCTATGCTAATCTTGGAATCCATCTCATGAATAAACTTAAGGAAACCTTGTTGCTTTGCAATAGTAAGTCCCAACCATAGTGCCCATAGTTCTACTTgtacaaatgaataaattccAAGAAATGAGGTAAAACCGCCAAGCCAGTCACCCCCTTCATTTTGAAATAATCCTCCAGCTTCGACAAGTCCTGGATTACCTTTAGATGCTCCATCCATTTGCAGTTTGATCCATCCCAGAGGTGGAGGATCCCAAGCAACCATCATGGGAGAAGTACGTGATCCACTTTTAGACAAGTTGATCATGGGCAAAGTTATGATTTTCTTCTTGCGTGATTGGATTACTTGTATAGGGTTGGAAGAACAAAACTTTCCCAAACAGTGACTTGTTTCGTCATTGTCAAAAAAGCCATATACTCACACCAAATGCAATACTACAATCAAATTGGGATTTAAATCTCCTAGATCAATCAGGTTGAATTTCAACCATTGAGATTAATTTATTGAGAAGAACTCTTCGAGATAATGTGGTGGGACGagattataattaaattggaataagtacaatagatttaagatttttttagtaatttcccTCGTATCTCATCGATAAGACGTTATTGCATAATCTATAAATCATATACATCAATATCATGTGAATGGTTAATTATGTGGGTCTCATTATGGACTTAAATGATTAATATGTAAGCTTGGACCATATGGaccatgtaaaaaaaaattatttatcggCATATTTAAAGGGACGGTACATCACATACGTCAACCATCGTATTTTCTATTCGCAAGTTGTTTTGTGACAAGACACATACACGCACGCAAAACCCCAGGATATTCGTTAGCCTCGTAGCTAATCGCCTACTTTGTCCCTTCTGCCGTGGATGGTAGAATCATTAGACCGTGCAATATATATGCGCAATAACTAGTCGAGTCATCAAGTGAATCCATATATAGCACGACGTTCAATTCAGGAGATTTAGAGAGAGATCCGAAGTCTAAAATTCATGGGTTCTCAAACGATGCCAATTCCCACCATTGATTTAACCTTGGAGAACTCGAAACCTCAGTCGAGTTCTTGGGTCACCACGTGCAACGACGTCCGGCTCGCGCTCGAAGAGCACGGCTGGTTTGTTGCGAAGTACGACAAGCTGTCACCGCATCTTCGAGAGGTGATCTTGTCCGACCTGGTAGAGCTGTTTAAGCTTCCGTATGAAACCAAAATCCAGAACACGAGCGATAAGCCTGCGTTCGGCTATGTTGGGAAGATCGCCGCGATCCCTCTTCACGAAGGCTTGGGGATCGACAGGGCCACAGATTTGGGAGAGTGCCAGAAGTTCACCAAGCTCATGTGGCCATCGGGCAACGATCGTTTCTGGTACGAGAAAATATCAATTAGACTCCATGTTTCGGCTAACATTTAGCTTTTCGACTATTGAAGCGTTTAATAAGATGTAGTGGTCATGTGCCACAATCCGATCATGATTTTCTCAAAATTCATCATCTTCGTCATTTCTTAGGAGTGTACGCAGTGGCgtaatgaaagaaaagaaaatacatggACAGCCATCCTCAATCATCGAGCAACGGTTTACGTAGTTAACTAATTCTCTGTACTGTGATATTTGATCAGCGAAAACGCTCAACTCTACGCGAAGACAGTTGCGGAATTGGAGCAGACGGTGGTGAGGATGTTGTTCGAGAGCTACGGTGTGGAAAAGCATTGCGAGTCTCACCTCGGAGCCACCACTTATCTGTTGAGGTTCCTGAATTACCGAAGGCCCGAGAACGACGAGGCGAACTTGGCGTTCGTGACTCACACGGACAAGAGCTTCATCTCCATTCTCCATCAGAACCATGTGAGAGGATTGGAGTTGAGAAACAAGGACGGAGAGTGGATAGGGTTTGAGCCCTCGCCTTCTTCGTTCCTTGTCTTGGCTGGGGACGCATGCATGGTAATGGGGCGTTACTCCTTAGTCCTTACAGTATTCCAATTTTTAGCTCATAGATAAAAATGCTCTCGTGGCGAGTAAAATGCAAATTAACAATCCAGAATTACCATGTGATAAACGTGCTATGAGCTCTCCTTCgttttttcaaaatgagaatACTTCCGTGCGGTGTTTGATTTAGATGAATAGGAATATCGTGATTCTTGAGGTCCTAAAAATCCTGAAATATTAAGATATTCTTTATGAGATAAATTAGACAAATGGAggaattttattcattttactGGAATGATGTGACAGCCTGGTAGATCAAATATTGAGATAttctttgaaaaacaaaaaattgtaaTGTTTTGGTTGGACAGGCATGGAGCAATAACCGAGTAAGGCCTGGTTATCACAGAGTGGTGATGAAAGGGAACGAGGCAAGGTATGCACTTGGACTGTTCTCGTTCCGGGGCGGACTGATAGAGACCCCGGAAGAGCTTATCGACGACGAGCATCCAATGCAATATAAGCCGTTCGATCACGTGGGCCTGCTCCGTTTCTACGACACGGTCGACGTCCGTGAGAGAGCCAAGCATACCATGACCAAAGCCTACTGCGGAGTCTGAAATCGACTCTCTATGGTTGGCGCAGAAGGAGAGGCGAACTCTGAACCGAAAGAGAATAAATAAAGTTTAAAGTGTGGAGTGTGGAGTGTGTCATAATTTGTGCTTCCTCAACGAGTGAGCTATTAGATATGATTGTTTATGAAATTGTGACTATGAAGTTACAAGTTGCTTTCATAAGTATGGGAAGTGTATTAATTCTGTGCTGCTAGCTAACTTCGGCTGTCATAAATGGTTTCTTCACCCGTGCTTTTCATCTGAGTTCAACTTGGAACTTCACCAAGCCCACAACCACTTGGCCAGAGCTATAGAAAATGACAACTAGCACTTTTTCTTAAGATGGAATCTGTCGAGTTCTTCGAGTCCAAGGTCATCGCAATCGATCTGTGTCCAAGGTTGTGCTTTCACGTGCCTCACGGTTTAGTGACTGTCTTGAGGGAATGGTCGACCGGAAGGAGCTACTGTCAACAAGTGGTAATCGTCTTCCTCGCGAGTGACCAATGCTCATGCACGCGATCCTAAAACCATGCGCCAAATTTCTGTTGTAGATTTAACCTCTGATAACTTGAAAAGCCGATTCAAGCGCTTGGCTCTCCATGCGCAACAACGTCCACGCTGCACAGACGAGCACGGGTGGTTTGTCGGAAAATACAACAAAGTTTCAGTGCATCTTCACGACACAATATTTTCGGATATGATAGATTTGTTTGCAATCTCATACGAGACTTGTTTGCACTCTCATACGAGATTAAGGCCCAGAACACAGTGCGATGAGCCATCGCATGATTACGTCGGGAAGATCCCGGTGATTCCTTTTCATCAAGGGGTTGGATCGGGCCATGGATTTGGAAGAGTGCAAGAAGTTTACTGAGCTCGTGTGGTCTTCGGGCCAAGACAGTTTCAAATATAACGTAATGATTAATCGTTGTATTCATCGGTGAATCAATCTCAGTTTCAGGTATAAAGGTGATGTGATGATTAGGCTTAATGAACTTAGTAGTAAATAGCTAGATGGATTGAGCGACGCATTAAAACGGACACGAAACGAAATTCATATGGACGCAATAGCTCCAATTATCAGAAGACTTAAGCAGTGTCTCCAAAATTCAACGATCCTTTTGGTGTTCTGTTTAATCTCCTCTTATTTCCTCCATGAGTCAACGAAAACGCTCATCA
The window above is part of the Eucalyptus grandis isolate ANBG69807.140 chromosome 6, ASM1654582v1, whole genome shotgun sequence genome. Proteins encoded here:
- the LOC104449486 gene encoding 2-oxoglutarate-dependent dioxygenase AOP3, whose translation is MGSQTMPIPTIDLTLENSKPQSSSWVTTCNDVRLALEEHGWFVAKYDKLSPHLREVILSDLVELFKLPYETKIQNTSDKPAFGYVGKIAAIPLHEGLGIDRATDLGECQKFTKLMWPSGNDRFCENAQLYAKTVAELEQTVVRMLFESYGVEKHCESHLGATTYLLRFLNYRRPENDEANLAFVTHTDKSFISILHQNHVRGLELRNKDGEWIGFEPSPSSFLVLAGDACMAWSNNRVRPGYHRVVMKGNEARYALGLFSFRGGLIETPEELIDDEHPMQYKPFDHVGLLRFYDTVDVRERAKHTMTKAYCGV